TGGACTGTAAAAATAGAAAAGAGATGTTTTGCTGTTCTTTACTGCCTTGCCGTAGGAACCTGAAAGTTCAGGAGCGGCTTTCCCCTTTTTCTGTTTCATTTTGAAAATCATAAAATACTGAAACCCGAAATACAATGCAATAACAATGACAATAGTCGATAGTATATTCAAAACGACATCCTTATATAGGTTTTCTTGAATATACTATGATTCATATAACTTGTCAAAGTTTAAAACAGTTTCTTCAGAGAACCCTTATCCTGCGCAAGCTCACTGGCTGTTTTTCCATCATTATTTTCAATATCAGATCTGGCTCCACCAAGCAACAGCTCACGTACAGCTTCTTCTTTCAGCTCTTCTACTGCTACATGTATAGGAGTCTCCCCTGAATCATTCTGCAAATCCGGATCGGCTCCGATCATCAGCAGACCGGATACAAGACCTTCATTATACTCAGCTGCCAGATGAAGAGGCGTTGTATTACGATCTGTTTGAGCATTAGGTTCAGCACCTCTCTCCATCAGCAGATTTCCAACTTTCTGTGAACTATAGCGGACAGCCAGGTGCAGATCCGACCATTCAGATTCAGTTCTGGAAATATTTACTGATGCTCCCTTGTAAAGCATGGCTTCAGCAAGGACAGGATCACAGTAACGGAGAGCAAGCATAAGGGCAGTCCAACCGGTATCACTTACAATATCAGTATCAGAACCCATATTCAGAAGATAGGCAGCAGACTCCTGCTTTCCTTTTCTTGCAGCCTGCATCATGGATGTATAATTGTTATTGTCCACAGCATTGATATCTGCACCATTTTCCACAAGAAGACGGGTAGTATCCAGATCCGAATATCCTGCGGCCAGATGCAGCGCAGTCAGACCATCATCATTTACAGCATCCAGCGGATTTCCATCCTCCAGCAATGGTTTGATCAAGGAGTCATGTCCATTTCTGACTGCAAACATCAGAGGAGTCCAGCCGCTTTCAGTAGTCCCGCCTTTAATGGAAGTGCGCAGATATACCTGTCTTGCCTGCTTCTCAGTTCCATAGCGGAGAGCTATCATAAGTGTTGACCAGTTTGTTGTATCAACAATGTCATAATCAAGCTCAAACTCTTCCATCAGATAATCAGCAACATCCCGGTTCTCCTCATTGTAGAGTGAGAGCATCAGGATATCTGCTTTGTTCGGTTTTCTGGCATCAATATCAGAACCCTTCTCAATAAGAGCCTTAACAGAATCCAGATTACCATAACGGACAGCCATATGGAGAACAGTCCAGCCATCACTGGTTTTTGCTTCAAGATAATCCGCCGTATCAATAAGTTTCATTGTCACTGCGGGTTTATTGTATCGGAGAGCCATCATCAGAGGAGTCCAGTCATGGGAAGTCTTTCCTTCCAGCCTTGTCCCCTTCTCCATGAGAAGTTTGACCACTTCTTCTGAAGAATTCTTAATCGCGGTTAAAAAGAGGGTATAATCAGCATCATCTTCCAGGCTTACAGGGGCTCCTTTACGGATCATTCTGACTGCCAGATCATCAAGATGATTTGTACAGGCATAGTAAAGTGCGCTTCTCCCTAAACCATTTACTGGTTCAAGAGGGACTCCCATCCCCATGATAACAGAGGCGACAGCCCCCATTTCATTCTGACAGGCCACCATAAGGGGAGTGTAACCATCCCTATCTCGAACATCAGGATCTGCACCCATATTCAGCAGAGTTTCAGACACAGTTTCCGGCATATTCCTCAGGGCGGTCAGAATTGGACTTGCCTCATTTTTATCCCGGGTATTAATCTCTACTCCTGCTTCAAGGAGAAGTGATACCGAACTGTCCTGTGCCAGACTGAGGGCAGCAGCCAGAGGGGTCTTACCCTCATCATTTCTTTTTTCAAGGTCTATTGAGTCTGCTATGAATTTCTTCAGAGTGTCCTCATCATCAAGGGCAATGGCCTGAAAGATTGTTAATTCATTCAGTTTTGTATAACTGGATTCATCAATACTGATACCCGTACCGTAAAGAGCTGCACGTTTCTCGGTACTGTTTAAAGTAAAACCGTTTCTGATCTTTTTCAGGGCAGTCTGCATGGCGGATTCTTTTTGCTCTCCATCCCTGGCTACAGTATATGTCCAAAGAAAACGGCTGTTCGGATCATTATTCCGGCTTCCCTGCAGATCCGCAGTTTCGTAGATATAGGTATTCCCTTTGGAAACAATGGAATCGCTGTTGTATGGATACTTTTTCTCAACAAGAGTATCCCAGGTCTTCATGCTTTCTGCATCATGCTCATCAAAAGGACGAAAGGATTTCTCCATGGCTATAAAGTTATCACTTTTATCTTCTTCATAAATAAAGACTCTGGAAATGTCCCAGCCCGGGTCCCCGGCAGATTTGAAAAATGAGGGAATTACGTACATCTTTGATTTGTGTTTAATCCCCAGCAATCCGTCGTCATAAACAAGGTCAAAACTGTGTGTTCTTAACTGAACTTTTTCTCCAAGCTGATAGTCAAAAATTGTATTGTCAAAGATTCCAGGACGAAGTTCTTCAGAATTTATAAAACTCTCCCATTGCCGGAAGTCTGCATAATAGGAGACATAGAAAAAATCTGTCATCTCTCTGAAGTCACTGTCATAGGCATAGGTCTCGGATTTAGAGATAAAATTCAGGATTCCCACAGCTCCGGAAGGTGTGGGCAATGCATATAATACTGCCATATAATCAGCAAAAGCCAATTCCCACTTTCCCCGTATCCACTTTCTTCCCCAGCGGTCGGTATGACTTGAAGTCTCACGATTCGGACCGAAACTGTTAATCCTGACTTCTGCTGAACCCACGTTTCTGGTGACCCTGTAACCCGAGAGAATTTTATCCATAAGAGCATCGGGATTGTTAAAATAGTCAGAAAGGATCTCCCCTTCAGGAAGTTCAAGCTGCCAGAATACATCTCCCCAGATCTTTCCAGTTCTGAGAAAACCTCCTGCCCCGAGTTCAGAAGTATTAATTTCATTAGGCTGACTCAATATCCAGGTTGAATCATCTTTTTCATTGATAATACAGGGAAAAAGAGTGGCTGTTGTAAGGGTAAGAAGTTCATCGGAACCTGTATCTGCAGGAAAAATCTCACTTCTGTATTCCTCTTTCAAAGCGTCTATACTCTCATCTACAATCTCCTTTCTCCAGGATTTCATTACTGTATGAAGCTCTTTATATCCGGCAGGAAGGGCTTTGGAGTAGTCTTTGATAAGGCGGTGTTTATAGTTTATATTAGGAATCTGATATAACCAGTTAACATGCAGCAGGGCTTCTCCTGCCTTAAGGTCACCAATTTCAGAGACCGGCAGGGCATAATTGAGATTCTCATTGTCTGATTTGGCAGTGACAATCCCGATAACACTCCCCTCTGTATCAAGCAGGGGTCCACCGCTGTTCCCGGGTGATGCTGCAGCGGAAAATCTAAGCCAGTGCCATTCACCGTTCTCCCTTTCAGGTGTCATGGATGTTAAGAGACCGTTCCGGAAGATGATTCCTTCACCATGAGCATTCCCTACAGCATTTACATACTCATTGATACCGGCTTTGTCACTCAGCCTGAGCCAGTTTTCCTGTTTCAGGTTCTCCGTAGTGAAGAGAACATAATCCCTTCTGCTGTCATATTTAAGGATTTGATCAACCTTATAGGTATTACCCATAGGATCTCTCAGAGAGAGGTTATATCGGAGGGTATCTGAATCCAGGGCAAAAACATGGGCGGCCGAAAGAAAAAGATTCTCTCCCACTGCAAAGGCTGTTCCGATTGATACAAACTCATCATTCCTGATATGGAACGGAATCAGATCCATTGGAAGTTCTTCAGCATATACAATGGGATCATCTTTTGGTTTTTCAAGGACCACTTCATATACCGAGCTGCTGACCTTTCTTGTCAGATCGAGTGATAGACCCGTCTGTGCCCAGAGAGAACCGCTGTGAAATAAAAGAGAGATGGTAACAATACAGCTGAGATGTTTCAATTTCATATGGCTATTCTACATCCTCAGCTGATGATTTTCAAAACATATATGACTTTTCATACTTAGTTTTTTTTATTTGGGCCTATTAAAGAAGTTTCTATACTTCCACGCCGATAATAAAAAACTAAACCATTCTCAGGACAACCGTTTGAATACATTATACTGGATTCCATTCCTTTTCACCTCAGTTCTCAATGCCATCCTGGGTACCTACATTCTAAAACATAGAATGTCCCGGGGCGCACTGTCTCTATTTATAATAGTGATCAGTAATGCAATATGGGCTCTCCTGGAAGCTTTTTTATGGATGGGTTTTCCTCTTGAGATCAGAATGAGGCTTTGTTACACCCAGTATATGTTTATTGTTCAGGTTCCGACCTTTTTTATCATCTTTGTTCTGGAATATATGGGGATATCCAGAGCATTCAGAAGGACACACTACCCATATCTTTTTATTATTCCCGTCCTTACAGTAATTTCTGCATGGACCAATCCCTGGCACAATCTTTTCTACAGTCAATATATGCTGATATCCTCACAGGGAAAGGAAGAGTTATCACTGAGCTATGGCCCTCTTTTCATGATGTGGGCAGCCTATGCCTACATTGTAATGATCATAGCTACAATTATTATGCTGAGAGCCTATGTCTCGGCATCGGCACTATATAAAAAACAATATGGAACAATACTTCTAGGTGTTCTGATTCCCTGGATATCCAATGCGTTATATATTTTTGACCTCTTACCCATTGAAAATTATGACCTCACGCCCCTTGCCTATACCATAACGGCAATCTGCTTTATCTGGGCATTCTACAGCAGGAAATTATTTGATCTGCGGCCTATTGGCCGGAGTGAATCGTTTAAGGGAATGAGTGACGCTGTCCTTATTTTGGATGATCAGGACCGCATTGCAGATTTCAACCCTGCGGCTCAGAGAATCATGCATTTTCTTTCAATTGATCTGATTGGAGAGAAATTTACCGATCTTTGTGAAGTAGAACTTGCTGCCAGGATTCTGATGGATAACAGCTCCAAGCCTCTGCATCTGAAAAAAGATGGAAGAAGTAATTTCTATGATCTGAGGGTTTCTTATCTTTCAGACAGAAAAGACAGGGATGTGGGCCGCATATTCTCCTTCAGAGACATCACAAAACAAAAACAGATGGAAGCACAGCTGGAATACTATGCAACAACCGACTCTCTTACAGGAATTCTGAACCGCAGGCATTTCAACCATATAGCAGAGATGGAACTGCACCGCTGTATCAGGTATAACAGCCCCCTGTCTCTGTGTATGATAGATATTGATAAGTTCAAAAATGTAAATGATAATTTCGGTCATGATACGGGTGACCGGGTTATGAAAGAGATGGTGAGAATCTGTCAGCAGAATCTTAGAGAGATTGATCTTTTTTCCCGTTGGGGGGGAGATGAATTTGTTCTACTGCTCCCTGAAACAGATATTGAATCTGCGGCAGAGGTTGCAGAACGTCTTAGAGCATCGATTGAAAAGAGTACAGTAAAGACCATAAGTGGAGAGATCTCAATAACCATCAGTATTGGTATAGTCGGCCTTGGTACCAGGGCTTCTGCTTTGGAAGATGGAATGAAAAATGCCGATGTAGCCATGTACTACGCCAAGGGCAGTGGAAGAAACCGCTGTACTGTTATGAATGCTCAAGGGGATCTTACGAATATAAACAGGTCAGCCGATCCTGTGGGTTCTTTAAAATAAATAGGCCGCACCCGGATGGATGCAGCCTATTATCATTCTAATCGATTATTAAAGATCAAAGCCGAAATACTCCCTGGCATTCTCATAGGAGATCTCTTTTACCATAGATCCCACAAGTTCAAGATCCATGGGAATCAGCCCCTTCTCCATATCCTTGCCGAGAATATTACAGAGAATACGTCGGAAGTACTCATGTCTTGCATAGGATAGGAATGAACGGCTGTCCGTCAGCATACCCACAAAACGGCGGAGCAGTCCCAGCTGACTGAGAGCCTCCATCTGTCTCTCCATTCCGTCCTTCTGATCAAGGAACCACCATCCGGAACCCATCTGTATTTTTCCCGGAACCGATCCGTCCTGGAAATTTCCAAGCATACTTGCAATCAACTCATTATCACGGGGGTTCAGATTATAAAGGATTGTTTTAGGAAGTTTCTTCTCAGAATCAAGTTTATCAAGATAGCGTGAAAGATCTCCGGCAATATTCTTATCGTCAATGGAATCAAATCCCGTATCCGGACCGATGGATTCAAACATTCTGCTGTTATTGCTGCGCAGAGCTCCCAGATGAATCTGCTTGGTCCATCCCTTTTCAGCATCCATTCGACCAAAAAGCATCATCATTGATGTTCTGAACTGATCTACCTCAAATTCACTTATAGACTCGCCGAATAAAGCTTTGCTGAAGATAATCTGAATATCGTCTTCTTTATAATCCAGTGCATAACAGCGCTCCAGACCGTGATCTGAGAGTCTGCAGCCTGTATCATGAAAATACTGATGTCTGATTTTCATGGCCTTCACCAGTGAGGCATAATCCCTTATATCAATAGAGGCGGCTTTAGAAAGGCTTATGATATAGTCTTTCCAGAAGGGTTTATCAATGGCCAGAATCTTGTCGGGGCGCCAGGTGGGCAGAACCTTTACCTGGAATCCTTCCTCAGCAAGGGCCTTGTGATATTCAAGTGTATCGACAGGATCATCGGTGGTACATACAGCTTTTACATTACTGTCAATCATAAGCTGTCTGGCTGACATTCCATTCTTGATTACCAGAAGACTTCTGTCCCACACTTCCTGAGCCGTATCTCCATTCAGGAGGATATCATCTATGCCGAAATAACGGGCCAGTTCCAGATGACACCAGTGATACATGGGGTTCCGCAGCAGGTAGGGCATTGTCTCAGCAAACTTCTGAAACTTTTCCCTGTCAGGTGCATCACCGGTAATATAGGATTCATCCACTCCATTGGAGCGCATACATCTCCATTTATAATGATCTCCTCCCAGCCAGACTTGAGCCAGATTTTCCCATTTAATATCCTGGGCAATCTCTTTCGGATCAAGATGACAGTGATAGTCAATGATCGGCAGACCTTCTGCATATTCATGATATAACTTAGCGGCAGTTTTATTCTCCAGGATAAAATTATCGTTTATAAATTTCATTTTCAACACTCCTTTTCCTGCCGGGGCTGAATACCCCAGCCGTACTACACCGTACTATATTACAATGATTTTTCTCACAACACAACTCCATCTTTGAAGATGGAGATCTCTCTGTAGCCGTTTTCCTCATTCCTGGTCTGCCTACCTGAAGCAGTTTCAAGAATAAAATCCCAAAAACTGTCTGTCAGATCCTCCAGACCGGTTCCCTCTACAGCGGAACCGGCATTGAAATCAATCCAGTTTTTCTTTTTCTGAGCCAGTGATGAGTTAGTGGCTACTTTGACTGTAGGGACCGGTGCTCCCAGAGGGGTCCCCCTTCCTGTGGTAAACAGGATAACTGTGGCTCCGGCGGCGGTCAGTGCAGTGGTGGATACAATGTCATTTCCGGGTCCGTTAAGGAGGATCAATCCCTTCTCTGAGACTCTTCCTCCATAGGGAATAACATCCCTTACAGGAGCCCGCCCCCCCTTCTGAATACACCCCAGAGACTTATCCTCCAAAGTGGTTATTCCTCCATCCTTATTACCGGGAGAGGGATTTTCATACACGACCTGATTATGCTGTGTAAAATAATCCTTGAAATCATTGATAAGGCTGACTGTTTTATCAAAAACATCCTTATTGATACAACGGTTCATCAGAATGGTTTCGGCTCCGAACATCTCGGGAACTTCAGTGAGGATTGTTGACCCTCCCTCTGCAACCAGAGCATCTGAAAACAGTCCAAGCAAAGGGTTTGCGGTGATACCCGACAATCCATCGGAACCGCCGCATTTCATTCCCACCACCAGGTCAGAAACAGGGCATTCAACCCTCCTGTCAGTGACTGTCTGTTTCATAAGTTCTCTGATCAGAGACATGCCTTCTTCTATTTCATCAGATGCATCCTGTGTAGAGAGGAACTTAACCCGGCTTTCATCATACTCTCCCAAAACTTTCTTAAACTCGGGGATATTGTTATTCTCACATCCAAGACCGAGAACCAGAACACCACCGGCATTGGGATGATGCACCAGATCAGCCAGAATAGTCTGAGTTGTCTTATGATCCTGCCCCAGCTGGGAGCAGCCGAATGGGTGGGAAAAACTGAAGACTCCGTCGCAGTTCCCTTCTGCCTCTTTCTCCATTCGTCTGCTGAGAATTTCGGCTGTCTTATTCACACAGCCTACAGTATTGATTATCCAGATCTCATTTCGTGTAGCGCTGCGGCCGTTCTTCCTTGGATATCCCCAAAAATGACCGGTTCTGCCGGGTGCTGATGTAACAGATCCATCTATAGGCTGATAGCTGTACTCAACAGTTCCAGAAAGAAGAGTTTTAATATTATGTGTATGAATATGATCTCCGGCCTTGATATCCTCTGTAGCCTGTCCAATGGGATAGCCATACTTGATTACACTTTCCCCTGATGAAATATTTGTCAGGGCTATTTTATGTCCCGGCAGAATATCTGAAGCAGCCTTCACACCCAGAACATCACTGCCGGCACTCAGATTCTCCAGAGCCACAGCCACATTATCCCGTTCGCTGATTCTTATATAGGTTTGACTCATTTTGAAACACCTGTCAGTTCTGCCATCACCGAAGGTACACCCTTTCTGACCATAGAATAAAGAAAAGAACCCGTCAGCTCTGAAAGTCCATCTACCAGACTTAAGTCCTGTCCCCAGTAATCTTCTTTTTTCAGAACAAGATCCATTATGGATTCACCATCTTTCCGGCTGTCACAAGATCTATCGTTCCATAAAGAACTGAAGTATTCCAGAACTTCGGGAGAATCCCTGATCGTATATTCCTTACCATCCAGAGCCCTGAGGGCAGTCAGAGAATCTGAATCTGATCCTGTAGATTTATAGAATAAGACAAGCGCTGCCAATGAAAAGCTGAGGAGCCTGGGATTCTCACCCGTTCTATTTATATATTCCAAAATTGAGGGGAGAACCCTTGTCTTGAACTTGGAGACCGAATTAAGAGAAATACTTAAGAGAAAATGTTTGATGTAGGGATTGCTGAAACGTTCCAGAATGGCAGCACCATACTCTGACAGCTCATCAGCAGGCAGATCCAGTGTCGGAATTATCTCATCAAAGATTCCTTTCCGAATATAGGCGGATACAAGTTCATCATCCATACAGTTTTTTACAGTCTCAAGGCCGTAAAGCCAGGCAGCCAGTACGGTCATGGTATGAGCACCGTTCAGAATGCGGACTTTCCTGGTTCTATAGGGCGTGAGATCATCACACCACTTCACATTGAAACCTCCCTGTACCAGGGGAAACTCTTTTTCATATTCTGAGGGACCTTCAATAACCAGAAAGTGAAAGATCTCTCCAGTATCAAGGAGATTATCCTTATATCCGGCCTCTTCCCATAATCCTTCAACTTCGTCACGGGGATAACCGCTTACAATCCGGTCAACAAGAGTATTAAAGAATACATTTGCCTCATCAATCCAGCTTAAAAAGGCTGGAGAATCAGAATACCAGCGACCCGCCAGATCCAGGAGAATATTTTTAAGATTAGTTCCGTTCTCCTCAATGAGTTCACAGGGAAACAGGAGAAATCCCTTTGAAGGATCTCCTTCAAAATGATCATAGCGTTTTTTCAAAAGAAGAAGCAGTTTTCCCGGAAATGAAACAGGAGGTGTATCCCCGGGACTGTCCTCTTCCCGGAGGACGATCCCTGCTTCTGTGGTATTGGAGACAATAATCCTCAAATCAGGATTTTCAGCCTCTGCCAGATAGGCTTCAAAATCCTCATAGGGATTCACGCCTCTCTCCACCGCATCAATTATCTTCTTCTCAACGGTGACTTCCCCACCCTGAATACCCCTGAGGAGAAGTGTATAGAGATAGTCCTGCTCCCCCATCATGCCTATCATCCCCTGAGGAAGCGGCTGGACAATTGAAATTTTACCATTGAACAGGTTCTGTTTATTCATGCCGTCAACCATCCAGTCAATAAAGGCCCGGAGGAAGTTCCCCTCTCCGAACTGAAGGATTCTGACTGGTTTATTATTTTTCTCCAGTTTCATTTCCTGAGCCTGATTCAAATTTAACTGCTTCAATTTTCTTCTCCTGTTTTGTCTCTGGTAAAAATACGTTTTAATGCCCACTGCCGGTGACTCAGCATGGCTTCTTCTGCGGCCTCCGGATCTGACAGACGGATTGCATCTATAATTTTCTGATGCTCTCCTGGAATCCTTGAGAAGTCCTTGTCCCTCTGTTTCAGATGAGGCTGCTCCTGTGTTACGATTTTAGGAGTCAACTGACTGAGGAGAGAGATCAGCACATGGTTCCCTGTTGCATGGGCAATGGCCAGATGAAAAAGGTAATCCTCTTCCAGATAATCCTTATTCCCCGGTGAGTAGAATTTCTTTAAAAAGACTTCCTGTCTCTCTTCAATAAGTATTAAGTCTGAGTCACTGCGTCTTTCGGCTGCCAGTCTTGTACACTGCAGATCCAGCACAAAACGGGCCTCCATCAGGTCAGCCATTTTCTGATCTCTGGAAACCGGTATAGCCTTCATCAACTCTTCAACAGTCTCCTGCCCCATTGAGCTGATTCTTGTCCCGCTCTGTGGAGAGATTTCAACAAGCCCATAAAACTCAAGCTTCTGAAGAGCCTTACGGATATTTCCCCGGCTTGTGTTCAGAGTCTCGGCAAGCAGTCTCTCCGAGGGCAGACGTGCTCCCGGTTGAAGCTCTCCCTGATGTAGGAGCTCCCGGATTCTTTTCAATATAAAATCCTCGGGAGAAAGTTCTTTCTGAGTCAATTCAAATAGTTTCAAATCCACAATAGACTGTTTACACATGTAACCCTCTTATTGGTTAACCAATTTATTCATTAATACAACTGGTCAACCAATCTGTCAATATATATTAAGAGTAATCAGGGATATTTTCATACACCATTCATAAAGAATGAATTAAAATACCCTTAGGCCCTCAGTCCCGGCAGGGTGTAGAAGCCACACCAGGAAGAATTAACATAAAGGAGAAACCAATGCCCATCGTAGATATGCCCTTAAAGGAATTAAAAAAATACAAGGGGATAAATCCCAAACCCTCAGACTTTGACAATTATTGGGAAAGGGCTCTGAAAGAACTTGATGAACAGGATTTTCAGACAGAGCTGATTCCTTCAGATTTCAAGACAGATCACAGCGACTGTTTTGATCTCTATTTTACAGGTGTCGGAGGCTCCCGTATCCACGTTCGATATGCCAGACCCGCAGGAGCTTCAGATTCCAGTAAAAATCCGGCGGTACTCCGTTTTCACGGTTATACCGGAGAGGCTCCCCCATGGTCGGAGCTTATGCAGTGGACCGCTGCCGGATATTCAGTATTTGCCCTGGATAGCAGAGGTCAGGGAGGAACATCAGAAGACAGAGGCGGAGTTTCGGGTACGACCTGGAAGGGTCAGATTATCAGAGGACTCTCAGACAGCCCTGACAAACTTCTTTTCAGACAGATATTTCTTGATACAGCAGCCATGGCAAGAATAGCCTTTAATCGTCCGGAGGTGGATGAAACAAGGGTCGGTGCCCTTGGAGGATCACAGGGAGGAGCCCTGACTCTGGCCTGTGCAGCCCTGGAACCGCGGATTAAAAGGATTGCTCCGGAATTCCCCTTTCTCTGTGATTATAAAAGGGTATGGGAAATGGATCTGGGTCAGGATGCCTACAGTGAGCTCCAGTATTTCTTCAAGAAATTCGATCCTCTCCACGAAAAAGAGGATGAGATTTTCTCCACTCTGGGTTATATAGACCTGCAGTTTCTTGCCCCGAGAATCAAGGCAGAGGTATTGATGGGATGCGGCCTGATAGATGACATTTGTCCTCCATCAAGCCAGTTTGCCATGTATAATAAAATTAAAGCTCCCAAGGATATCTGCATATACCCTGATTTCGGACATGAAAATATCCCGGATTTCAATGATAAAAGCTATCTTTTCATGATGGGATTGTAGGAGAGGTAAAGAAATCTGCCATGGACGGTGCCGTATCAAAATAACGATCGGCTCCGAGCTTCAGCAGCTCTTCCTTGGGATGGGCTCCCCAGGTAACAAGGGCACTCTTCAGGCCTGCGTTCCTGGCTACCTCAAAATCCGGTTTACCGTCACCTATATACCAGCAGTTTTCTGGAACTGCTCCCAGTCCGGCACAGGCCTGTAACAACCCACGGGGATCGGGCTTGGGAGCTGGAACATTGTCTTCACCCAGAATAATCTCCATATCGTAGGAATATTTCAATTGAGCAGCCACACGGCGGGTAAAGATCCCCTGATTATTTGTCAGAAGTCCAATAGAAAAGCCGTCCCGAGCCAGGCGGTCCAGGGCTTTCTTGATTCCCGGATATAAGCTGACCATGCCGGCGCCCTGCTCGTTCATACAGACATAAAAATCTCTGCTCATTTTTTTCAGAACATCAGGATCTTTTTCACCGGTATGATAGGTAAAACGCTCGAGTGTTGCATATGCCATTCCATGACGGATTTCTGCCGGCTCTGCTACAGCATAACCTGCTTCTTTTATAATTTGATTTGTACAGAACACGACGGCATCGATTGAATCCACCAGAGTACCGTCGTGATCAAATATGAGAGCCTGTTTTCTCAAGACTTTATATCCATTCCGATTTTAATCATTCTGTAGGCTCTTTCGGCTCCGTCTTCCAGAAGCTCAGTAGATCTTTCAAGAGCCTCCTTGAGGGGCATTGCCTTGTTAACAGTACTCATAACAGCATCAATTCCGTATTCATAGAGATTACTGATCCCGGGACCGATGTCTCCGGCAATAACCAGAACAGGGATATTTTTTTTCTTGGCTCTGGCAGCGATTCCCACAGGAACCTTACCTCGAACAGACTGCCCGTCTATTCTCCCCTCCCCTGTGATTACCAGTTCGGCACCTTCAAGGGATTCATCAAA
The DNA window shown above is from Oceanispirochaeta sp. M1 and carries:
- a CDS encoding ankyrin repeat domain-containing protein translates to MKLKHLSCIVTISLLFHSGSLWAQTGLSLDLTRKVSSSVYEVVLEKPKDDPIVYAEELPMDLIPFHIRNDEFVSIGTAFAVGENLFLSAAHVFALDSDTLRYNLSLRDPMGNTYKVDQILKYDSRRDYVLFTTENLKQENWLRLSDKAGINEYVNAVGNAHGEGIIFRNGLLTSMTPERENGEWHWLRFSAAASPGNSGGPLLDTEGSVIGIVTAKSDNENLNYALPVSEIGDLKAGEALLHVNWLYQIPNINYKHRLIKDYSKALPAGYKELHTVMKSWRKEIVDESIDALKEEYRSEIFPADTGSDELLTLTTATLFPCIINEKDDSTWILSQPNEINTSELGAGGFLRTGKIWGDVFWQLELPEGEILSDYFNNPDALMDKILSGYRVTRNVGSAEVRINSFGPNRETSSHTDRWGRKWIRGKWELAFADYMAVLYALPTPSGAVGILNFISKSETYAYDSDFREMTDFFYVSYYADFRQWESFINSEELRPGIFDNTIFDYQLGEKVQLRTHSFDLVYDDGLLGIKHKSKMYVIPSFFKSAGDPGWDISRVFIYEEDKSDNFIAMEKSFRPFDEHDAESMKTWDTLVEKKYPYNSDSIVSKGNTYIYETADLQGSRNNDPNSRFLWTYTVARDGEQKESAMQTALKKIRNGFTLNSTEKRAALYGTGISIDESSYTKLNELTIFQAIALDDEDTLKKFIADSIDLEKRNDEGKTPLAAALSLAQDSSVSLLLEAGVEINTRDKNEASPILTALRNMPETVSETLLNMGADPDVRDRDGYTPLMVACQNEMGAVASVIMGMGVPLEPVNGLGRSALYYACTNHLDDLAVRMIRKGAPVSLEDDADYTLFLTAIKNSSEEVVKLLMEKGTRLEGKTSHDWTPLMMALRYNKPAVTMKLIDTADYLEAKTSDGWTVLHMAVRYGNLDSVKALIEKGSDIDARKPNKADILMLSLYNEENRDVADYLMEEFELDYDIVDTTNWSTLMIALRYGTEKQARQVYLRTSIKGGTTESGWTPLMFAVRNGHDSLIKPLLEDGNPLDAVNDDGLTALHLAAGYSDLDTTRLLVENGADINAVDNNNYTSMMQAARKGKQESAAYLLNMGSDTDIVSDTGWTALMLALRYCDPVLAEAMLYKGASVNISRTESEWSDLHLAVRYSSQKVGNLLMERGAEPNAQTDRNTTPLHLAAEYNEGLVSGLLMIGADPDLQNDSGETPIHVAVEELKEEAVRELLLGGARSDIENNDGKTASELAQDKGSLKKLF
- a CDS encoding histidine kinase N-terminal 7TM domain-containing protein, producing MNTLYWIPFLFTSVLNAILGTYILKHRMSRGALSLFIIVISNAIWALLEAFLWMGFPLEIRMRLCYTQYMFIVQVPTFFIIFVLEYMGISRAFRRTHYPYLFIIPVLTVISAWTNPWHNLFYSQYMLISSQGKEELSLSYGPLFMMWAAYAYIVMIIATIIMLRAYVSASALYKKQYGTILLGVLIPWISNALYIFDLLPIENYDLTPLAYTITAICFIWAFYSRKLFDLRPIGRSESFKGMSDAVLILDDQDRIADFNPAAQRIMHFLSIDLIGEKFTDLCEVELAARILMDNSSKPLHLKKDGRSNFYDLRVSYLSDRKDRDVGRIFSFRDITKQKQMEAQLEYYATTDSLTGILNRRHFNHIAEMELHRCIRYNSPLSLCMIDIDKFKNVNDNFGHDTGDRVMKEMVRICQQNLREIDLFSRWGGDEFVLLLPETDIESAAEVAERLRASIEKSTVKTISGEISITISIGIVGLGTRASALEDGMKNADVAMYYAKGSGRNRCTVMNAQGDLTNINRSADPVGSLK
- the uxaC gene encoding glucuronate isomerase, with the protein product MKFINDNFILENKTAAKLYHEYAEGLPIIDYHCHLDPKEIAQDIKWENLAQVWLGGDHYKWRCMRSNGVDESYITGDAPDREKFQKFAETMPYLLRNPMYHWCHLELARYFGIDDILLNGDTAQEVWDRSLLVIKNGMSARQLMIDSNVKAVCTTDDPVDTLEYHKALAEEGFQVKVLPTWRPDKILAIDKPFWKDYIISLSKAASIDIRDYASLVKAMKIRHQYFHDTGCRLSDHGLERCYALDYKEDDIQIIFSKALFGESISEFEVDQFRTSMMMLFGRMDAEKGWTKQIHLGALRSNNSRMFESIGPDTGFDSIDDKNIAGDLSRYLDKLDSEKKLPKTILYNLNPRDNELIASMLGNFQDGSVPGKIQMGSGWWFLDQKDGMERQMEALSQLGLLRRFVGMLTDSRSFLSYARHEYFRRILCNILGKDMEKGLIPMDLELVGSMVKEISYENAREYFGFDL
- a CDS encoding UxaA family hydrolase; translated protein: MSQTYIRISERDNVAVALENLSAGSDVLGVKAASDILPGHKIALTNISSGESVIKYGYPIGQATEDIKAGDHIHTHNIKTLLSGTVEYSYQPIDGSVTSAPGRTGHFWGYPRKNGRSATRNEIWIINTVGCVNKTAEILSRRMEKEAEGNCDGVFSFSHPFGCSQLGQDHKTTQTILADLVHHPNAGGVLVLGLGCENNNIPEFKKVLGEYDESRVKFLSTQDASDEIEEGMSLIRELMKQTVTDRRVECPVSDLVVGMKCGGSDGLSGITANPLLGLFSDALVAEGGSTILTEVPEMFGAETILMNRCINKDVFDKTVSLINDFKDYFTQHNQVVYENPSPGNKDGGITTLEDKSLGCIQKGGRAPVRDVIPYGGRVSEKGLILLNGPGNDIVSTTALTAAGATVILFTTGRGTPLGAPVPTVKVATNSSLAQKKKNWIDFNAGSAVEGTGLEDLTDSFWDFILETASGRQTRNEENGYREISIFKDGVVL